The Streptomyces seoulensis genome contains a region encoding:
- a CDS encoding trypsin-like peptidase domain-containing protein, whose product MNEGNPTADPSPSRTDGDFELARPGAAPGPTGTEAGGVPEGTAPGDESAEDRRAEPGADRGATGRPRPLHDPDPYSTPPYGGPGPWAPAPPVQHPMATPAHGTPSVKAPVPAPPSHPGAVAPAAPEPTVPAPARSPDALLDPAPSQDPAAPPTPRYDPWNPAPPSQQGAPLQHTGAPLAVALTRTPRDRRAWGRLVGAFLGISLLAGGIGGFAGAWIEREGTTEVRLPQAGAVPDGRDRDSVAGIAARALPSVVTLHVRGADEAGTGTGFVLDGRGHILTNNHVVAPASTGGDITVTFSSGDTAEAEVVGRDSGYDLAVVRVKGVQGLTPLPLGDSDGVRVGDPVVAIGAPFDLANTVTSGIVSAKERPITAGGERGDGSDVSYVDALQTDAPINPGNSGGPLLDSHARVIGINSAIRSAGREADSAEGQSGSIGLGFAIPVNQARRVAEELINTGHANHPVIGVTLDMDYSGDGARIDTRGGAGGPAVLKGGPGDRAGLKPGDLITGVDGHPVHSGEELIVRIRAHRPGDRLRLTVGRPGAERTVTLKLGAASGQN is encoded by the coding sequence ATGAACGAGGGGAACCCGACGGCGGACCCGTCCCCGTCCCGGACCGACGGCGACTTCGAACTGGCCAGGCCGGGGGCTGCTCCCGGCCCGACCGGGACCGAGGCGGGCGGTGTGCCGGAGGGGACGGCCCCCGGCGACGAGAGCGCCGAGGACCGTCGAGCCGAACCGGGTGCGGACCGAGGCGCCACCGGGCGCCCCAGGCCGCTGCACGACCCCGACCCCTACAGCACCCCGCCCTACGGCGGACCGGGCCCCTGGGCCCCCGCACCGCCCGTCCAGCACCCCATGGCGACCCCGGCCCACGGCACGCCGTCGGTCAAGGCGCCCGTCCCCGCCCCGCCGAGCCACCCCGGAGCCGTGGCCCCCGCCGCCCCGGAGCCCACCGTCCCGGCCCCCGCCCGGTCCCCGGACGCCCTCCTGGACCCGGCACCCTCGCAGGACCCCGCAGCGCCCCCCACCCCCCGCTACGACCCCTGGAACCCCGCGCCCCCCTCCCAGCAGGGCGCTCCGCTCCAGCACACCGGCGCCCCCCTCGCCGTCGCCCTCACCCGGACGCCGCGCGATCGGCGGGCCTGGGGGAGGCTCGTCGGCGCTTTCCTGGGCATCTCGCTGCTGGCGGGCGGGATCGGCGGGTTCGCCGGGGCCTGGATCGAGCGGGAGGGGACCACCGAGGTCCGCCTGCCGCAGGCCGGTGCCGTGCCCGACGGGCGGGACCGGGACAGCGTGGCCGGGATAGCCGCCCGCGCCCTGCCCAGCGTGGTCACCCTGCACGTGCGGGGCGCCGACGAGGCGGGTACCGGCACCGGCTTCGTGCTCGACGGCCGCGGGCACATCCTCACCAACAACCACGTCGTCGCCCCCGCCTCCACCGGCGGCGACATCACCGTGACCTTCAGCAGCGGCGACACCGCCGAGGCCGAGGTCGTCGGCCGGGACAGCGGCTACGACCTGGCCGTCGTCCGGGTCAAGGGCGTCCAGGGCCTCACCCCGCTGCCGCTCGGCGACTCCGACGGCGTACGGGTCGGTGACCCGGTCGTGGCCATCGGCGCCCCCTTCGACCTCGCCAACACCGTGACCTCCGGCATCGTCAGCGCCAAGGAACGCCCCATCACGGCGGGCGGCGAGAGGGGCGACGGCAGCGACGTCAGCTATGTCGACGCCCTCCAGACCGACGCGCCGATAAACCCCGGCAACTCCGGCGGCCCCCTCCTCGACTCCCACGCCCGCGTGATCGGCATCAACTCCGCCATCCGCTCGGCCGGCCGGGAGGCCGACTCCGCCGAGGGCCAGTCCGGCTCCATCGGCCTCGGCTTCGCCATCCCGGTCAACCAGGCCCGCCGGGTCGCCGAGGAACTGATCAACACCGGGCACGCGAACCACCCCGTGATCGGCGTGACCCTCGACATGGACTACTCCGGTGACGGCGCCCGTATCGACACCAGGGGCGGCGCGGGCGGCCCCGCCGTGCTCAAGGGCGGCCCCGGCGACCGGGCCGGGCTGAAGCCGGGCGATCTGATCACCGGCGTCGACGGCCACCCCGTCCACTCGGGCGAGGAGCTGATCGTCAGGATCCGCGCCCACCGTCCCGGCGACCGGCTCCGCCTGACCGTGGGCCGCCCCGGTGCCGAGCGGACCGTCACGCTGAAGCTGGGGGCGGCGTCCGGACAGAACTGA
- a CDS encoding anti-sigma factor family protein, with protein sequence MSGTGPNPAEAHLAEQHLGDRLSALVDGELGHDSRDRVLAHLATCCRCRAEADAQRRLKNVFAEAAPPPPSESFLARLQGLPGGDADGPTSPGGSFGRGSGEGVFGVGDGERFAFGYVPAASAHAPEQRGFRIHPVADRPSSRGLRFAAAAAGAVSLAAVALGGVTTALPGDLSADARGGSGAGSNVAPSRSAGTGTGTGAGTGTAAPDNQRRRSAAPLLAQGGGAPDRTPAAPVSASAPLLPGIAAPVDARVQDTARDLAMPVMAGAAAVSPLIRPLGETTPFSLDSWPLAPQAAGTTVAAAPTNSPSSSAP encoded by the coding sequence GTGAGTGGAACCGGACCGAACCCCGCGGAGGCCCACCTCGCGGAACAGCACCTGGGAGACCGCCTCTCCGCCCTCGTGGACGGAGAACTGGGTCATGATTCGCGCGACCGCGTCCTCGCCCACCTGGCCACCTGCTGCCGGTGCCGGGCGGAGGCCGACGCGCAGCGCCGGCTGAAGAACGTGTTCGCGGAGGCCGCCCCGCCCCCGCCCTCCGAATCCTTCCTCGCCCGCCTCCAGGGCCTCCCCGGCGGCGACGCCGACGGCCCCACGAGCCCCGGCGGCTCCTTCGGCCGCGGCTCCGGCGAGGGCGTCTTCGGCGTGGGCGACGGTGAGCGGTTCGCGTTCGGCTACGTACCGGCCGCCTCCGCGCACGCCCCCGAGCAGCGCGGCTTCCGTATCCACCCCGTCGCCGACCGGCCCTCCTCGCGCGGGCTGCGGTTCGCCGCCGCGGCCGCCGGAGCGGTGTCCCTCGCCGCCGTCGCCCTCGGCGGCGTCACCACCGCCCTGCCCGGCGACCTCAGCGCCGACGCCCGCGGCGGTTCCGGCGCCGGGAGCAACGTCGCCCCGTCCCGCTCGGCGGGCACGGGCACGGGCACGGGTGCCGGTACCGGCACGGCGGCCCCCGACAACCAGCGGCGCCGCTCTGCCGCCCCGCTGCTCGCGCAGGGCGGGGGTGCGCCCGACCGGACCCCGGCGGCGCCCGTCTCCGCCTCCGCGCCCCTGCTGCCGGGCATTGCGGCCCCGGTGGACGCGCGGGTGCAGGACACCGCGCGGGACCTGGCCATGCCGGTGATGGCCGGCGCGGCCGCCGTCTCCCCGCTGATACGCCCGCTCGGCGAGACCACCCCCTTCTCCCTGGACTCCTGGCCCCTCGCACCACAGGCCGCCGGGACCACCGTGGCCGCCGCGCCGACGAACTCCCCTTCCTCCTCGGCACCCTGA
- the sigE gene encoding RNA polymerase sigma factor SigE: protein MLRRFLGSGRPKSVTDTAADHHAAGSAAGEAQTATFATDADGQAWTPPTWEEIVSTHSGRVYRLAYRLTGNQHDAEDLTQEVFVRVFRSLSTYSPGTFEGWLHRITTNLFLDMVRRKQRIRFDALGDDAAERLPSREPSPQQVFNDAHFDADVQQALDTLAPEFRAAVVLCDIEGLSYEEIAATLGVKLGTVRSRIHRGRSQLRKALAHRSPEARKAERRSFMPRVPALGGGGTPA, encoded by the coding sequence GTGCTGCGGCGCTTCCTCGGGTCGGGCAGGCCGAAATCCGTGACCGACACCGCTGCTGACCACCACGCCGCCGGTTCCGCCGCAGGCGAGGCCCAGACCGCGACCTTCGCCACCGACGCGGACGGACAGGCGTGGACTCCGCCCACCTGGGAGGAGATCGTCAGCACCCACAGCGGCCGCGTCTACCGCCTCGCCTACCGCCTGACGGGCAACCAGCACGACGCCGAGGACCTCACCCAGGAGGTCTTCGTCCGTGTCTTCCGCTCGCTGTCGACGTACTCGCCGGGCACCTTCGAGGGCTGGCTGCACCGCATCACCACCAACCTGTTCCTGGACATGGTCCGCCGCAAGCAGCGCATCCGCTTCGACGCCCTGGGCGACGACGCGGCCGAGCGCCTGCCCAGCCGCGAGCCCTCCCCGCAGCAGGTCTTCAACGACGCCCATTTCGACGCCGACGTCCAGCAGGCCCTGGACACCCTCGCGCCGGAGTTCCGCGCCGCCGTGGTGCTGTGCGACATCGAGGGCCTGTCGTACGAGGAGATCGCCGCGACCCTCGGCGTCAAGCTCGGCACCGTCCGCTCCCGTATCCACCGGGGCCGTTCGCAGCTCCGCAAGGCTCTCGCCCACCGCTCTCCCGAGGCCCGCAAGGCCGAGCGCCGTTCGTTCATGCCTCGGGTGCCCGCGCTGGGAGGAGGGGGCACACCCGCGTGA
- a CDS encoding O-methyltransferase: MNARSHQRVPGATDTVTPRQSRGQERVITGNRQTSWAFADAFVAEDEALRWARDRARDAGLRSVAPSTGAALRLLAASVDAKAVAEIGTGCGVSGIHLLHGMRPDGVLTTVDPEPEHQQFARQAFRACGFASNRARFIPGPALDVLPRLADSGYDLVFCDGDRLEYSDYLAESLRLLRPGGLVVFEGVFASGRTVDSGPQPTEVVRLRELLRTVRESPELVTSLLPVGDGLLCAVKR, from the coding sequence GTGAACGCTCGGTCCCATCAGCGGGTTCCCGGCGCAACGGATACAGTCACGCCGAGGCAATCACGGGGACAGGAGAGGGTCATTACCGGCAACCGGCAGACGAGCTGGGCGTTCGCCGACGCCTTTGTCGCCGAGGACGAAGCACTGCGCTGGGCCCGCGACCGTGCCCGCGACGCGGGACTGCGCTCGGTGGCCCCCAGCACGGGTGCCGCACTGCGACTGCTCGCCGCCTCCGTGGACGCCAAGGCCGTCGCGGAGATCGGTACCGGCTGCGGGGTGTCCGGAATCCACCTGCTGCACGGAATGCGCCCCGACGGGGTCCTGACCACCGTCGATCCGGAGCCGGAGCACCAGCAGTTCGCCCGGCAGGCGTTCCGCGCCTGCGGCTTCGCCAGCAACCGGGCCCGGTTCATCCCGGGCCCCGCCCTCGACGTCCTGCCCCGCCTCGCCGACTCGGGCTACGACCTGGTCTTCTGCGACGGTGACCGGCTGGAGTACTCGGACTACCTCGCTGAATCGTTGCGCCTGCTGAGACCCGGCGGGCTGGTGGTCTTCGAGGGTGTCTTCGCCAGCGGCCGCACGGTCGACTCCGGCCCGCAGCCCACCGAGGTGGTCCGGCTGCGCGAACTGCTGCGCACGGTGCGCGAGAGCCCGGAGCTGGTGACCTCGCTCCTGCCGGTGGGCGACGGCCTGCTCTGCGCCGTCAAGCGCTGA
- a CDS encoding DUF3117 domain-containing protein, translated as MAAMKPRTGDGPLEVTKEGRGIVMRVPLEGGGRLVVELTPDEAEALGDALKKVVV; from the coding sequence ATGGCGGCCATGAAGCCGCGGACGGGTGATGGCCCGCTCGAGGTGACCAAGGAGGGGCGGGGCATCGTCATGCGCGTTCCGCTCGAAGGCGGCGGTCGACTCGTCGTCGAGCTGACCCCCGACGAGGCAGAAGCACTGGGTGACGCCCTGAAGAAGGTCGTCGTCTGA
- a CDS encoding enoyl-CoA hydratase/isomerase family protein has translation MADTVLHEVNDGLATITLNRPEAMNALDIATKNALREAVEAAAADDSVRAILLTAAGERAFCVGQDLKEHIGLLAADRQGEGGGKTMSTVKEHYNPIARALAGAKKPVIAAVNGVAAGAGFGFALLADYRLVADTAAFNTSFAGVALSADSGISWTLPRVVGPGRAADLLLFPRTVGAQEALELGIANRVVPAAELRAEAERTARALAEGPTVAYAAIKEAVAYGLTHSLDESLEKEDELQTRAGTSEDHTIAVQAFVNKEKPKYLGR, from the coding sequence ATGGCCGACACCGTGCTCCACGAGGTGAACGACGGGCTCGCCACGATCACGCTGAACCGCCCCGAGGCGATGAACGCGCTGGACATCGCCACCAAGAACGCCCTGCGCGAGGCCGTCGAGGCCGCGGCGGCGGACGACTCGGTACGGGCGATCCTGCTGACCGCTGCGGGCGAGCGGGCGTTCTGCGTGGGCCAGGACCTCAAGGAGCACATCGGGCTGCTCGCCGCCGACCGGCAGGGCGAGGGCGGCGGGAAGACGATGAGCACCGTCAAGGAGCACTACAACCCGATCGCGCGGGCGCTGGCCGGAGCGAAGAAGCCGGTGATCGCCGCGGTCAACGGCGTGGCGGCCGGGGCGGGCTTCGGCTTCGCGCTCCTCGCCGACTACCGGCTGGTGGCGGACACGGCCGCCTTCAACACCTCGTTCGCGGGCGTGGCGCTCAGCGCGGACTCCGGAATCTCCTGGACGCTGCCCCGCGTGGTCGGGCCGGGCCGCGCCGCCGACCTGCTGCTCTTCCCGCGCACCGTCGGCGCCCAGGAGGCGCTGGAGCTGGGCATCGCCAACCGCGTCGTCCCGGCCGCCGAACTGCGCGCCGAGGCGGAGAGGACGGCGCGCGCGCTGGCCGAGGGGCCGACCGTGGCGTACGCGGCGATCAAGGAGGCGGTGGCCTACGGGCTGACGCACTCGCTCGACGAGTCGCTGGAGAAGGAGGACGAACTCCAGACCCGCGCGGGCACCTCCGAGGACCACACCATCGCCGTACAGGCGTTCGTCAACAAGGAGAAGCCCAAGTACCTGGGCCGCTGA
- a CDS encoding DNA-3-methyladenine glycosylase I: protein MSTGDALAGSDGALRCPWALSTEDYVSYHDDEWGRPVHGDDALFERLSLEAFQSGLSWITILRRRPTFRTAFADFRIEKVAAFTDEDRERLLADPGIIRNRAKVDATLANARVLAGWSEGELDELIWSHAPDAAARAVPKVLADVPAVTPESTALSKALKKRGLRFVGPTTAYALMQACGLVDDHLEACVSRGAAARV from the coding sequence ATGAGCACCGGGGATGCCCTCGCCGGGTCGGACGGCGCGCTGCGCTGCCCCTGGGCGCTGTCCACCGAGGACTACGTCTCGTACCACGACGACGAGTGGGGCCGCCCGGTGCACGGGGACGACGCCCTGTTCGAACGGCTCAGCCTGGAGGCGTTCCAGTCGGGCCTGTCCTGGATCACGATCCTGCGCCGCCGGCCCACGTTCCGGACCGCGTTCGCCGACTTCCGGATCGAGAAGGTCGCCGCCTTCACCGACGAGGACCGCGAGCGTCTCCTCGCCGATCCGGGCATCATCCGCAACCGCGCCAAGGTCGACGCCACGCTCGCCAACGCGCGCGTGCTCGCCGGGTGGTCCGAGGGCGAGCTGGACGAGCTGATCTGGTCCCACGCCCCCGACGCGGCCGCACGCGCGGTCCCGAAGGTGCTGGCCGACGTGCCCGCCGTGACCCCGGAGTCCACCGCGCTGTCCAAGGCGCTGAAGAAGCGGGGCCTCAGGTTCGTCGGCCCCACCACTGCCTACGCGCTGATGCAGGCGTGCGGCCTGGTGGACGACCACCTCGAAGCCTGCGTCAGCCGGGGTGCCGCCGCGCGCGTCTGA
- a CDS encoding DivIVA domain-containing protein, whose translation MLMFLFLVLALAVVVGAVTLAVVGGGESAPLQDAAPERLQDPLPADRPLHGTDVESLRFPLAARGYRMADVDEALSRLAAELGERDARIADLQTALAGARAAHPRPDEPGGEDGR comes from the coding sequence ATGCTGATGTTCTTGTTCCTGGTCCTCGCGCTGGCCGTCGTGGTCGGCGCGGTGACACTCGCCGTGGTGGGCGGCGGCGAGAGCGCCCCGCTCCAGGACGCCGCGCCCGAGCGGCTCCAGGACCCGCTGCCCGCGGACCGCCCGCTGCACGGCACCGACGTGGAGAGCCTGCGCTTCCCCCTCGCCGCGCGCGGCTACCGCATGGCCGACGTCGACGAGGCGCTCAGCCGCCTCGCCGCCGAACTCGGCGAGCGGGACGCCCGGATCGCGGACCTCCAGACCGCGCTGGCCGGTGCCCGCGCCGCCCACCCCCGGCCGGACGAGCCCGGCGGGGAGGACGGCCGATGA
- the folP gene encoding dihydropteroate synthase yields MLRLGKREFGAHEPVVMAIVNRTPDSFYDRGATFADEPALARVERAVAEGAAIVDIGGVKAGPGEEVTAEEEARRTVGFVAEVRRRFPDVIISVDTWRAEVGAAVCEAGADLLNDAWGGVDPALAEVAARYGVGLVCTHAGGAEPRTRPHRVAYDDVMADILDVTVGLAERAVALGVPRESVLIDPGHDFNKNTRHSLEATRRLDEMVATGWPVLVSLSNKDFVGETLDRPVKERLIGTLATTAVSAWLGAQVYRVHEVAETRQVLDMVASIAGHRPPATARRGLA; encoded by the coding sequence ATGCTCAGGCTGGGCAAGCGGGAATTCGGGGCGCACGAACCGGTGGTCATGGCGATCGTGAACCGGACCCCTGACTCCTTCTACGACCGGGGCGCGACGTTCGCCGACGAGCCGGCCCTCGCGCGCGTGGAGCGGGCGGTGGCCGAGGGCGCGGCCATCGTGGACATCGGCGGGGTGAAGGCCGGGCCGGGCGAGGAGGTCACCGCCGAGGAGGAGGCCCGGCGCACGGTCGGCTTCGTGGCGGAGGTCCGGCGCCGCTTCCCCGACGTGATCATCAGCGTGGACACCTGGCGGGCCGAGGTCGGCGCGGCGGTGTGCGAGGCGGGCGCGGACCTGCTGAACGACGCGTGGGGCGGCGTGGACCCCGCTCTGGCGGAGGTCGCCGCGCGCTACGGGGTGGGCCTGGTGTGCACGCACGCCGGGGGCGCGGAGCCCCGTACGCGACCGCACCGGGTCGCCTACGACGACGTGATGGCCGACATCCTGGACGTGACCGTGGGGCTGGCCGAGCGTGCGGTGGCGCTGGGGGTGCCGCGCGAGTCGGTGCTGATCGATCCGGGGCACGACTTCAACAAGAACACCCGGCACAGTCTGGAGGCGACCCGGCGGCTGGACGAGATGGTGGCGACGGGCTGGCCGGTGCTGGTGTCGCTGTCCAACAAGGACTTCGTCGGGGAGACGCTGGACCGGCCGGTGAAGGAGCGGCTGATCGGCACGCTGGCCACCACGGCGGTGTCGGCGTGGCTCGGGGCGCAGGTGTACCGGGTGCACGAGGTCGCGGAGACCCGGCAGGTGCTGGACATGGTGGCGTCGATCGCGGGCCACCGGCCCCCGGCGACCGCCCGGCGGGGCCTGGCCTGA
- a CDS encoding TIGR00730 family Rossman fold protein, producing the protein MATGNPEGKKRPPDEQRLGPVLRRRDQVQSSTTDQRLLDERAPTDWVHTDPWRVLRIQSEFIEGFGTLAEIPPAISVFGSARTPVDSPEYEAGVRLGRGLVEAGWAVITGGGPGAMEAANKGALEAGGLSIGLGIELPFEQGLNQYVDIGLNFRYFFVRKMMFVKYAQGFVVLPGGLGTLDELFEALTLVQTQKVTRFPIVLFGSEYWGGLMDWLRGTLVAQGKASEKDLMLFHVTDDVDEAVALVSKEAAR; encoded by the coding sequence ATGGCTACCGGAAACCCCGAGGGGAAGAAGCGCCCACCGGACGAGCAGCGTCTCGGCCCGGTGCTCCGGCGACGGGACCAGGTCCAGTCCAGCACCACCGACCAGCGGCTGCTGGACGAGCGTGCACCCACCGACTGGGTGCACACCGACCCCTGGCGGGTGCTGCGCATCCAGTCGGAGTTCATCGAGGGCTTCGGCACCCTCGCCGAGATCCCGCCCGCGATCAGCGTGTTCGGCTCGGCGCGGACCCCGGTCGACTCGCCCGAGTACGAGGCGGGTGTGCGGCTCGGGCGCGGTCTGGTCGAGGCCGGCTGGGCGGTGATCACCGGCGGTGGTCCCGGCGCCATGGAGGCGGCCAACAAGGGCGCGCTGGAGGCGGGCGGCCTCTCGATCGGCCTCGGCATCGAGCTGCCCTTCGAGCAGGGGCTGAACCAGTACGTCGACATCGGCCTGAACTTCAGGTACTTCTTCGTCCGCAAGATGATGTTCGTGAAGTACGCGCAGGGCTTCGTCGTCCTGCCCGGCGGGCTCGGCACCCTGGACGAGCTGTTCGAGGCGCTCACCCTGGTGCAGACCCAGAAGGTGACCCGCTTCCCGATCGTGCTGTTCGGCAGCGAGTACTGGGGCGGGCTCATGGACTGGCTGCGGGGCACGCTGGTCGCCCAGGGGAAGGCGTCCGAGAAGGACCTGATGCTGTTCCACGTCACGGACGACGTGGACGAGGCGGTCGCCCTGGTCTCCAAGGAGGCGGCCCGCTGA
- the dapE gene encoding succinyl-diaminopimelate desuccinylase: MADTTLDLTLDAAALTARLVDIPSESGTEQPLADAIETALRALPHLAVERFGNNVIARTALGRAERVILAGHIDTVPIAENVPSRLDEDGVLWGCGTCDMKSGVAVQLRIAATVPEPNRDLTFVFYDNEEVAAELNGLKHLAEARPEWLEGDFAVLLEPSDGEVEGGCQGTLRVLLRTKGERAHSARGWMGSNAIHAASPILARLASYEPRWPVIDGLEYREGLNAVRIGGGVAGNVIPDECVVTVNFRYAPDRTEEEAVAHVREVFADCGVEEFVIDDHSGAALPGLSHPAAAAFIEAVGGTPMPKYGWTDVSRFASLGIPAVNYGPGNPHLAHKRDERVEVAKILAGEERLRAWLTA, translated from the coding sequence ATGGCCGACACCACCCTTGACCTCACGCTGGACGCCGCCGCACTCACCGCCCGGCTCGTGGACATCCCGTCGGAGAGCGGCACGGAGCAGCCCCTCGCGGACGCGATCGAGACCGCCCTGCGCGCTTTGCCCCACCTCGCGGTGGAGCGCTTCGGCAACAACGTGATCGCCCGCACCGCACTGGGCCGCGCGGAACGCGTCATCCTCGCCGGACACATCGACACCGTCCCGATCGCGGAGAACGTCCCCTCCCGGCTCGACGAGGACGGCGTGCTGTGGGGCTGCGGCACCTGCGACATGAAGTCCGGCGTCGCGGTCCAGCTACGCATCGCGGCCACCGTGCCCGAGCCCAACCGCGACCTCACCTTCGTCTTCTACGACAACGAGGAGGTCGCCGCCGAGCTGAACGGCCTCAAGCACCTGGCCGAGGCCCGCCCCGAGTGGCTGGAGGGCGACTTCGCGGTCCTGCTGGAGCCCTCCGACGGCGAGGTCGAGGGCGGCTGCCAGGGCACGCTCCGGGTGCTGCTGAGGACCAAGGGCGAGCGGGCCCACTCCGCGCGCGGCTGGATGGGCTCCAACGCCATCCACGCGGCCTCCCCGATCCTCGCCCGCCTCGCCTCCTACGAGCCCCGCTGGCCGGTGATCGACGGGCTGGAGTACCGCGAGGGGCTGAACGCGGTCCGCATCGGCGGGGGAGTGGCCGGCAACGTCATCCCGGACGAGTGCGTGGTCACCGTCAACTTCCGCTACGCCCCCGACCGCACCGAGGAGGAGGCGGTCGCGCACGTCCGCGAGGTGTTCGCGGACTGCGGCGTCGAGGAGTTCGTGATCGACGACCACAGCGGCGCCGCCCTGCCCGGCCTGTCCCACCCCGCCGCCGCGGCCTTCATCGAGGCGGTCGGCGGCACCCCGATGCCCAAGTACGGCTGGACGGACGTCTCCCGCTTCGCCTCCCTCGGCATCCCGGCCGTCAACTACGGCCCCGGAAACCCCCACTTGGCGCACAAGCGGGACGAGCGGGTCGAGGTGGCGAAGATCCTCGCGGGCGAGGAGCGGCTGCGCGCCTGGCTCACCGCGTGA
- a CDS encoding heavy metal transporter, which produces MSEPSPSRPKRRGRVFRICAALLVLAGVGAYLVVQYVTGGGGARGCTVVSVKGDEKSYAFTPEQAVNAATIAAVGTGRGMPQRAVTIALATALQESGLRNITHGDRDSLGLFQQRPSQGWGTERQIMDPAYSAGIFYAHLARVPGYTGLPLTVAAQKVQRSGFPEAYAKHEPDATLLASALTGRSAATLTCDGRTSRATEAAGPDAVRAALVRDFGRDALQETGAEVGGTAVPTPSPSPSVTATARGRTVTVPVPQGTVTDAHGRSERQRGWQLAQWAVANSSALRIARVTYEGREWTASNGGGDWHPVRSPASGTAGAAGAESSLASVRIVTGS; this is translated from the coding sequence GTGTCAGAGCCGTCCCCATCTCGCCCCAAGCGTCGCGGCCGTGTGTTCCGGATCTGCGCGGCCCTGCTCGTCCTCGCCGGTGTCGGCGCCTACCTCGTGGTCCAGTACGTGACCGGAGGCGGCGGCGCGCGCGGCTGCACGGTGGTCTCCGTGAAGGGAGACGAGAAGTCGTACGCGTTCACACCCGAGCAGGCCGTGAACGCGGCCACCATCGCAGCCGTCGGCACCGGGCGCGGCATGCCCCAGCGGGCGGTGACCATCGCGCTCGCCACCGCCCTGCAGGAGTCGGGGCTGCGCAACATCACGCACGGGGACCGGGATTCGCTGGGCCTGTTCCAGCAGCGGCCCTCGCAGGGCTGGGGCACCGAGCGGCAGATCATGGACCCGGCGTACTCGGCGGGCATCTTCTACGCGCACCTGGCCCGCGTGCCGGGGTACACCGGCCTCCCGCTCACCGTCGCGGCGCAGAAGGTGCAGCGCAGCGGCTTCCCGGAGGCGTACGCCAAGCACGAGCCGGACGCCACGCTGCTGGCCTCCGCCCTCACCGGCCGCTCGGCGGCCACCCTGACCTGCGACGGCCGCACGTCGCGCGCCACCGAGGCGGCCGGCCCGGACGCGGTACGGGCGGCGCTGGTGCGGGACTTCGGGCGCGACGCGCTCCAGGAGACCGGCGCGGAGGTGGGCGGTACGGCCGTCCCCACGCCCTCCCCCTCGCCCAGCGTGACCGCCACGGCGCGGGGGCGGACGGTGACCGTGCCGGTGCCGCAGGGCACGGTCACGGACGCCCACGGGCGCAGCGAGCGGCAGCGGGGGTGGCAACTGGCCCAGTGGGCGGTGGCCAACTCCTCGGCGCTGCGCATCGCCCGGGTGACCTACGAGGGGCGCGAGTGGACCGCGTCGAACGGCGGCGGGGACTGGCACCCGGTGCGGAGTCCTGCGTCGGGCACGGCGGGGGCGGCCGGGGCGGAGTCGTCGCTGGCGTCCGTCCGGATCGTCACGGGGTCCTGA